The following coding sequences are from one Scomber japonicus isolate fScoJap1 chromosome 3, fScoJap1.pri, whole genome shotgun sequence window:
- the usp49 gene encoding ubiquitin carboxyl-terminal hydrolase 49: MDRCKHVGRLRLGHDHSILNPQKWHCVDCSTTDSVWACLKCSHVACGRFMEEHSLKHFQESHHPLAMEVHELDVFCFACGDYVLNDNAEGDLKLLRGALSTVRSPGRRSLRSSTGGECTPWFGEGGPQPAMQLALRHRRKTLLGKMFQRWMDKHEELQDQRKEKLEEARRQKKEVKRRLMEELGNVPPRKSARLLTQAPRSTITLIPRKFRDPPERLPPPSKKPSLLTLSRKAPQNGRAAKLRRYYSSHTVTRRRLAPGVTGLRNLGNTCYMNSILQVLSHLQKFRECFLTLDLCETEELLAKTNHSQGVKGVAGGVVSSGNTALSGCPLGRMGKAGSWNLPVGKKESTPPSSQAAELVQPKEPRCSTRQQMSLCHELHTLFRVMWSGRWSLVSPFAMLHSVWNLIPAFRGYDQQDAQEFLCELLDKVQQELDTEGSKRRIVIPITKRKLSKQVLKVLNTIFHGQLLSQVTCLSCKHKSNTVEPFWDLSLEFPERYHSIDKGSGSTAYQRSCTLTEMLSKFTEMEALEGSIYACNHCNKKRRKTSHKPLVLSEACKQLLIYRLPQVLRLHLKRFRWSGRNHREKIGVHVAFDQVLNIKPYCCTGSGHSVHRGGYTYDLSAVVMHHGKGFGSGHYTAYCYNTEGGFWVHCNDSEMKVCSVEEVCNTQAYILFYTQRSN, encoded by the exons ATGGATCGTTGTAAGCACGTGGGGCGCCTTCGTTTGGGCCACGACCATTCCATCCTCAATCCACAGAAATGGCACTGTGTGGACTGCAGCACCACAGATTCAGTGTGGGCCTGCCTCAAGTGCTCCCACGTGGCCTGTGGACGTTTCATGGAGGAGCACTCGCTGAAACACTTTCAGGAGTCACACCACCCACTGGCGATGGAGGTGCACGAGCTGGATGTCTTCTGCTTTGCCTGTGGAGACTATGTACTCAATGACAATGCAGAGGGAGACCTCAAACTCCTCAGAGGGGCACTCTCTACTGTTAGGAGCCCAGGTAGACGCTCGCTGCGCTCCTCGACTGGGGGGGAGTGCACCCCCTGGTTTGGGGAAGGAGGACCACAGCCAGCCATGCAGCTGGCCTTGCGTCACAGGAGGAAAACCCTCCTTGGGAAGATGTTTCAGAGGTGGATGGACAAACATGAGGAGCTGCAGGATCAGCGGAAAGAGAAACTTGAGGAAGCTAGACGACAAAAGAAAGAGGTAAAAAGGAGACTCATGGAAGAGCTTGGCAATGTCCCCCCCAGAAAGAGTGCGAGGCTTCTTACTCAGGCGCCACGTTCAACCATCACACTCATTCCTCGCAAATTTCGCGACCCTCCAGAACGCCTACCTCCTCCTTCCAAGAAGCCTTCCCTACTAACCTTGTCCCGTAAGGCTCCTCAGAATGGCAGAGCTGCTAAACTGAGGCGATACTACTCCAGTCACACGGTAACACGCCGGAGACTCGCTCCAGGTGTCACTGGTCTCCGCAATTTGGGGAACACATGCTACATGAACTCTATATTGCAAGTGCTGAGCCACCTGCAGAAATTCAGGGAGTGTTTTCTCACTTTGGACCTGTGTGAGACTGAGGAGCTGCTGGCCAAGACCAATCACTCCCAAGGAGTGAAGGGGGTGGCAGGAGGTGTAGTCAGCAGTGGTAACACAGCACTGTCAGGATGCCCTCTCGGACGCATGGGGAAGGCAGGCAGTTGGAATTTACCTGTGGGCAAAAAAGAAAGTACCCCACCTTCCTCGCAGGCTGCCGAGCTGGTCCAGCCCAAGGAGCCTCGCTGCTCCACCCGCCAGCAGATGTCTCTGTGCCATGAGTTGCATACACTTTTCAGGGTCATGTGGTCAGGCCGGTGGTCTTTGGTATCTCCCTTTGCCATGCTGCACTCTGTGTGGAACCTCATCCCAGCTTTCCGTGGTTATGACCAGCAGGATGCCCAGGAGTTCCTGTGTGAGCTGCTGGACAAGGTGCAGCAGGAGCTGGACACAGAGGGGTCCAAACGCAGGATAGTTATCCCCATCACAAAGAGGAAACTGTCCAAGCAAGTGCTAAAGGTTCTGAACACCATCTTTCATGGGCAGCTACTCAGCCAG GTGACCTGTTTGTCCTGTAAGCACAAGTCTAACACAGTGGAGCCATTCTGGGATTTGTCTTTGGAGTTTCCAGAGCGATACCACAGCATAGACAAAGGCTCTGGCTCCACAGCTTACCAGCGCAGCTGCACCCTCACTGAGATGCTGTCCAAGTTTACAGAGATGGAGGCTCTTGAAGGCAGCATCTACGCCTGCAACCACTGCAACA AAAAAAGACGGAAAACATCCCACAAGCCCTTAGTTCTGTCAGAGGCATGTAAGCAGCTTCTGATCTACCGTTTACCTCAGGTTCTACGGCTGCACCTCAAACGCTTCAG GTGGTCGGGGAGGAACCATAGGGAGAAGATCGGCGTCCATGTGGCCTTTGACCAGGTTCTGAACATCAAACCCTACTGCTGCACAGGCTCAGGTCACTCTGTCCACAGAGGAGGCTACACCTACGATCTGTCTGCTGTTGTTATGCATCATGGTAAAGGCTTTGGCTCAGGGCACTACACCGCATACTGCTACAATACAGAAGGAG GTTTCTGGGTCCACTGTAATGACTCTGAGATGAAGGTTTGCAGTGTGGAGGAAGTGTGCAACACTCAGGCCTATATTCTCTTCTATACCCAGAGGTCTAACTAG
- the med20 gene encoding mediator of RNA polymerase II transcription subunit 20, translating into MGVTCVCQVPVAEGKSVQQTVDMLHKKLEQLGAVKQGSFCVDCETYHATGNVSGQPTKLLYVMHNSETPLSCLALFEGGPCLVADANFDVLMVKLKSHFQNAKGHKVECRGSRYRYCDFLIKVGTVTMSSSARGISVEVEYCPCVVPGDCWNLLKEFMQTFLGPSIPELPSVFAAKPEGLFAPADSVDTMTQYLELFNKLRKQQIPGSNVR; encoded by the exons ATGGGGGTTACTTG TGTGTGCCAGGTACCCGTGGCAGAGGGGAAGAGTGTGCAGCAGACAGTGGACATGCTGCACAAGAAACTGGAGCAGCTGGGTGCAGTGAAGCAGGGCAGCTTCTGTGTAGACTGTGAGACTTACCATGCCACAGGAAACGTCAGCG GTCAGCCCACCAAGCTCTTATATGTGATGCACAACTCTGAAACTCCTCTGAGCTGCCTCGCTCTGTTTGAAGGCGGGCCCTGTCTTGTAGCAGATGCAAACTTTGACGTTCTCATGGTGAAACTAAAAAGCCACTTCCAAAATGCTAAGGGCCACAAGGTGGAGTGTCGAGGTTCAAGATACCGCTACTGTGACTTCTTGATAAAAGTTGGCACTGTGACAATGAGCTCCAGTGCACGAGGGATATCAGTAGAG GTGGAGTACTGTCCCTGTGTGGTTCCAGGGGACTGCTGGAATCTCCTGAAGGAGTTTATGCAGACATTTCTTGGCCCCAGCATCCCTGAATTGCCGTCTGTGTTTGCTGCAAAGCCTGAAGGGCTTTTCGCACCAGCAGACAGCGTTGACACCATGACTCAGTACCTGGAGTTGTTTAACAAACTTCGTAAACAGCAAATTCCAGGAAGTAATGTGCGTTGA